The genomic DNA CCGGTAGGCTTAACCGATGGTGTCCGCGGCCCCGCCGTGCACAGGGGATCGGGCCCCGGCCGAGGCCCTAGCGGCGCTCGCGCATCTCGGTCCGGCGCATCGGCATCGCGTCGATCGTGGCGAACAGCCTCTGCGGCGCGATCGGCGCCGCTGCGGTGATCTTGGCGCCCCCGTCCTTGCCGATCAGGACCGCGCGGAAGCTGTCCGCGGGGAGGCCGAGGCGCTCGCGCAGGGTTCGCGCCTCCGCCCCGGAACCGACCGCTTCCAGCACCACGAGGTCGCGCTCGGCGACACCGGCGCGGACCGAGGCCAGCGCCGCCCGCTGCGCCCGGAGCTGAGCGTCCCCGGCCTCGGGCGCCGACAGGACCAGGACCCGCGCCCGGTCGCGATAGCCGTCGAGGGGCCCGGCCGGGGCAGCCGCCGCCGCCATGGCTGTCGTGGCTGCCAGTCCGAGTCCCAGTGCCGTCTCCCGCATGCCGACGCTCCGCGCTCCCGAGTCGGGACAACGCGCGACTCGTCCGCGCGATCACGGCGGAGCCTTTGCCTCCCGGGCCCGGCGCCCCAGATCGGAGCGGGAGCCAGTTTCCGGGAGTCCGCCATGACCACCGCCATGAACCGCCGCATCGTCCTGGCCTCGCGCCCGCACGGCGAGCCGCGGCCCGAGAATTTCCGCCTGGAAGAGGTGCCGGTGCCGCAGCCCGGACCCGGCCAGGTCCTGCTGCGCACCCGCTGGCTGTCCCTGGACCCCTACATGCGCGGCCGGATGAGCGACGCGAAATCCTACGCGGCGCCGGTCGAGATCGGCGCGCCGATCACCGCCGAAACCGTCGGTGAGGTGGTCGCCTCCAACCACCCGGATCACGCCGTGGGCGACCTGCTGACGGCCTTCGCGGGCTGGCAGGAGTACTGCGTCACCGACGCCAAGGGGTCGCGCAAGGTCGACCCCGCCGCCGCTCCGCCCTCGACGGCGCTCGGCGTGCTCGGGATGCCGGGCATGACCGCCTATACCGGCCTCCTCAACATCGGCCGGCCGAAGTTCGGCGAGACCGTCGTGGTGGCGGCCGCCGCCGGCCCCGTCGGCTCCCTGGTCGGCCAGATCGCCAAGATCCACGGCGCCCGCGCCGTCGGGATCGCGGGCGGTCCCGAGAAGTGCCGCTACCTCACGGAGGAGCTCGGCTTCGACGCGGCCATCGACCACCGCGGATCCGACCTGCCGGGCACGCTCGCCGCAGCCTGCCCGAAGGGCATCGACGTGTACTTCGAGAATGTCGGCGGCGCGGTCTTCGCGGCCGTTCTGCCGCTGCTGAATCCGTTCGCGCGGATCCCGGTCTGCGGCCTCGTCTCCGCCTACAACGCCACCGAGGTGCCCCCCGGCCCGGACCGCCTGCCCGGCCTGATGCGCTCGGTCCTGACCAACCGGCTGCACATCCAGGGCTTCATCGTCTGGGACTTCGCCGAGCAGGCGGAGACGTTCCGCAAGGAGGTCGCAGGGTGGATCCAGGACGGGCGCGTCCGCTACCGCGAGGACGTGGTCGAGGGGCTGGAGAACGCTCCGGAGGCGTTCATCGGCCTGTTGAAAGGCCGGAATTTCGGCAAGCTCGTGGTCCGGGTGTCCTGACAGAGCCTTGCCGCCCGAATGGAACAGAGATAGAACAAGAAGATCCGTCGGCGCTGCGGAAAGCGGGCACAAGCCTGACCCGCCGGTTGCCGCTCCGGAAGCCCGGGCGCATGGTTCGCGCGCCGCCGGGCTGGTGCCCTGTGAGATCCGTACGACTAGGAGAGAGCGATGGCGGGCAGCGTCAACAAGGTGATTCTGGTGGGCAACCTCGGGCGCGATCCCGAGATGCGCCGCCTCGGTTCGGGCGACCCGGTCTGCAACCTGCGGCTCGCGACGTCGGAGTCCTGGAAGGACAAGGCGACCGGCGAGCGCAAGGAGAAGACCGAGTGGCACTCGGTCGTGATCTACAACGACAATCTCGCCCGGGTGGCCGAGCAGTACCTGCGCAAGGGCTCGAAGGTCTACATCGAGGGCCAGCTCCAGACCCGGAAGTGGACCGACAATTCCGGCGTCGAGAAGTACACGACCGAGGTGGTGCTCCAGCGCTTCCGCGGCGAGATGACGATCCTCGACGGGCGCGGCGGCGGCGGCGACTTCGCCGGCGAGGACGAGGGTGGCGGCCAGATCAGCCGCGGCGGCGACTTCGGCGGTGGCCGGGGCGGTGATCGCGGCGGCGATTTCGGCGGCGGACGCGCCCAGGGCGGCGAGCGGCGTCCGGCCCCGGCCTCCTCGGGCGGCGGCGGCGGCAGCCGCGGCGGCTACGACCTCGACGACGACATCCCGTTCTAGGATCGTGTCCGGTCCAGGGGCAGCGCCCTCCCTCACCTGGGCGGGCCGCCCGCTCGGGTGAGTCGAACCTCCGGGCCGGAACGGCCCGGCCGTATCGATGCATCGTCCCGGGGCCGCGCGGCGGAGCCCGGGATCCGGATCCGCCGACGCGCTCGGATCGCGCGCCGGCGCAGGTTCCGGGTCGCCCGCCTCCGGTGCCCCGGAACGCCGCCGCTCAGCCCTTGAGCTGCCGGTTGCAGGCCGAATAGTAGCCGCCGCCCTTCTCGATCCACTTCATGCCGCCCAGCGTGCCGGCGGCCTTCGCGGCGTTGTAGCTGTCGAGGCAGGTGTGCATCCGGGCCTTGCCGGCCGATTCCTTGGCGTATCTCGGATCGACGGCGCGGGGGAACGTGGCCGACGCCGCGGCGGCGGACGTCGTCCCGGCGCGCGGAGCGGCCGGCGCGGTCGTCGCCGCGGTGGGCGAGACCGGATTCGGCGCGGTCGTCGGGGCGTTGTCGGCCGCCGCACCGCACTCGGCCTTGCGGAAGTCGTTCCACTTCTGGCCGTTCAGCGTGCCTGCCTGCTTGGCGGCCTGGTACTTGACCGAGCAATCCTTCGCGGAGAGCGCCGCGGCCGGCGAGGCGC from Methylobacterium radiotolerans JCM 2831 includes the following:
- a CDS encoding DUF4174 domain-containing protein, translated to MRETALGLGLAATTAMAAAAAPAGPLDGYRDRARVLVLSAPEAGDAQLRAQRAALASVRAGVAERDLVVLEAVGSGAEARTLRERLGLPADSFRAVLIGKDGGAKITAAAPIAPQRLFATIDAMPMRRTEMRERR
- the ssb gene encoding single-stranded DNA-binding protein, with amino-acid sequence MAGSVNKVILVGNLGRDPEMRRLGSGDPVCNLRLATSESWKDKATGERKEKTEWHSVVIYNDNLARVAEQYLRKGSKVYIEGQLQTRKWTDNSGVEKYTTEVVLQRFRGEMTILDGRGGGGDFAGEDEGGGQISRGGDFGGGRGGDRGGDFGGGRAQGGERRPAPASSGGGGGSRGGYDLDDDIPF
- a CDS encoding NADP-dependent oxidoreductase, with product MTTAMNRRIVLASRPHGEPRPENFRLEEVPVPQPGPGQVLLRTRWLSLDPYMRGRMSDAKSYAAPVEIGAPITAETVGEVVASNHPDHAVGDLLTAFAGWQEYCVTDAKGSRKVDPAAAPPSTALGVLGMPGMTAYTGLLNIGRPKFGETVVVAAAAGPVGSLVGQIAKIHGARAVGIAGGPEKCRYLTEELGFDAAIDHRGSDLPGTLAAACPKGIDVYFENVGGAVFAAVLPLLNPFARIPVCGLVSAYNATEVPPGPDRLPGLMRSVLTNRLHIQGFIVWDFAEQAETFRKEVAGWIQDGRVRYREDVVEGLENAPEAFIGLLKGRNFGKLVVRVS